A stretch of Bacillus pseudomycoides DNA encodes these proteins:
- a CDS encoding CxxH/CxxC protein, whose translation MELPCCLEHVELALDIIVDECEVAPVINSVDNWEKEQKTCEFCQNEATYVVSNTDSHTICG comes from the coding sequence ATGGAGTTACCTTGTTGTTTAGAACATGTAGAATTAGCGTTAGATATCATTGTGGATGAGTGTGAAGTAGCGCCAGTTATCAACAGTGTGGATAACTGGGAAAAAGAACAAAAAACATGTGAATTTTGTCAAAATGAGGCGACATATGTTGTATCGAACACAGATTCTCACACAATATGTGGGTAG
- a CDS encoding sensor histidine kinase, with protein MKQLPIRWKITVLSYAVVIFSLLIGGIVIIANIQQKEEKELRIRSMNTARTVAELSDVRKSLQETTGWFTLNSAIENIRVINETNYIVVMNMERIRYSHPVKEMIGKPSKGTDEEPAFAEHIYFSKAKGEIGTVIRAFMPIKDQNLNQIGVVVVGNKIPNFWEIMLGLAGEIIFIVILTLIFGLIGSLMLANHIKKQMFQLEPYEIKRMLEERTATFHSINEGVIAIDNQEIITIFNKKAKQVFHVDGNVVGKPIRAVLKDTRLPEIVERNQAVYNEEIKVSGKVILSNRIPIKKDNELIGAVAIFQDRTEVTKLAEELTGVKTFVEALRVQSHEHMNKLHTIAGLIQLGKADKALQLAFHTSEEQEGVTNFLNETIKNDAIAGLLLSKISRGKELGIQVVIDQKSYLETFPYQLDQHDFVVLLGNLVENAFGSFEQTDVENKRVDISIEQSEGVCAMLIEDNGCGIKEEYLPRVYEKGFTVNKMSGTGYGLFLVKQIVEKGRGEISVSSFQGEGTSFIITFPMEMGAELYEL; from the coding sequence GTGAAACAATTGCCTATCCGCTGGAAAATTACGGTTTTATCCTATGCAGTAGTTATTTTTTCATTACTTATAGGTGGAATTGTTATCATCGCAAATATTCAACAAAAGGAAGAAAAAGAATTAAGAATTAGATCTATGAATACTGCGCGGACGGTGGCGGAATTATCAGATGTAAGGAAATCACTTCAGGAAACAACAGGGTGGTTCACATTGAATTCGGCTATTGAAAATATCCGAGTAATTAATGAAACAAATTATATAGTAGTAATGAATATGGAGCGAATTCGATATTCTCATCCTGTAAAAGAAATGATTGGAAAACCATCAAAAGGGACGGATGAAGAACCGGCATTTGCGGAACATATTTACTTTTCAAAAGCAAAGGGAGAGATAGGTACTGTAATTCGTGCTTTTATGCCCATTAAAGATCAAAATTTAAATCAAATTGGTGTTGTTGTTGTTGGTAATAAAATACCAAATTTTTGGGAGATTATGCTTGGATTAGCAGGAGAGATTATTTTTATTGTCATATTAACCTTAATATTTGGATTGATTGGTTCGTTGATGCTTGCTAATCATATTAAAAAACAGATGTTTCAGTTAGAACCTTATGAAATTAAACGAATGTTAGAAGAAAGAACAGCAACCTTTCACTCGATTAATGAGGGTGTGATTGCAATTGATAATCAAGAGATTATTACTATTTTTAATAAAAAGGCAAAGCAGGTTTTTCATGTAGATGGAAATGTTGTAGGGAAGCCTATTCGTGCAGTTTTAAAGGATACGAGGCTTCCAGAAATCGTGGAGAGGAACCAGGCGGTATACAATGAAGAGATAAAAGTAAGTGGAAAGGTAATTTTAAGTAATCGTATACCGATCAAGAAGGATAATGAATTAATAGGAGCTGTGGCAATCTTTCAGGACCGTACTGAAGTTACAAAACTTGCAGAGGAATTAACAGGAGTGAAAACCTTCGTAGAGGCACTGCGTGTACAAAGCCATGAGCATATGAATAAACTTCATACAATAGCAGGTTTAATTCAATTGGGTAAAGCTGATAAGGCTTTACAACTTGCTTTTCACACTTCAGAAGAACAAGAAGGAGTAACCAATTTTTTAAATGAAACGATTAAAAATGATGCTATTGCAGGCCTCCTTTTGAGTAAGATAAGCCGTGGAAAGGAATTAGGGATACAAGTTGTAATTGATCAAAAGAGTTATTTAGAAACATTTCCTTATCAACTAGATCAACATGATTTTGTGGTCTTATTAGGCAATTTAGTTGAAAATGCATTTGGATCATTCGAGCAAACTGACGTAGAGAATAAAAGAGTTGATATTAGTATTGAACAGTCAGAAGGTGTATGTGCGATGTTGATTGAGGATAATGGATGCGGCATAAAGGAGGAGTATTTACCAAGGGTGTATGAGAAAGGATTTACTGTGAATAAAATGAGCGGGACAGGTTATGGGCTATTTCTAGTAAAACAAATTGTTGAAAAGGGGAGAGGAGAAATTAGCGTTTCATCTTTTCAAGGTGAAGGAACTTCTTTTATCATTACTTTTCCAATGGAGATGGGAGCGGAATTGTATGAACTATAA
- the guaC gene encoding GMP reductase produces the protein MEKVFDYEDIQLIPAKCIVNSRSECDTSVTLGKHTFKLPVVPANMQTIIDEKVAVYLAENGYFYIMHRFEPEKRISFIKDMHARGLIASISVGVKEDEYEFVQQLSSEQLSPEYITIDIAHGHSNAVIKMIQHIKTHLPESFVIAGNVGTPEAVRELENAGADATKVGIGPGKVCITKIKTGFGTGGWQLAALRWCAKAASKPIIADGGIRTHGDVAKSIKFGATMVMIGSLFAGHEESPGETIEKDGKLYKEYFGSASEFQKGEKKNVEGKKMFVEHKGSLEDTLIEMEQDLQSSISYAGGTKLDAIRTVDYVVVKNSIFNGDKVY, from the coding sequence ATGGAAAAAGTATTCGACTATGAAGATATTCAATTAATTCCTGCAAAATGTATAGTAAATAGCCGTTCTGAGTGTGATACAAGTGTAACTTTAGGCAAACATACATTTAAATTACCTGTTGTACCTGCAAATATGCAAACAATTATAGATGAAAAAGTCGCTGTATATTTAGCGGAGAATGGATATTTCTATATCATGCATCGTTTTGAGCCAGAAAAACGTATCTCTTTCATTAAAGATATGCATGCACGTGGATTAATCGCGTCTATTAGTGTTGGCGTTAAAGAAGACGAGTATGAATTCGTACAACAATTATCATCTGAACAGCTTTCTCCTGAATATATTACGATAGATATCGCACATGGGCATTCCAATGCGGTGATAAAAATGATTCAACACATTAAAACACATTTACCTGAGAGCTTTGTTATCGCGGGAAATGTGGGAACTCCAGAAGCAGTAAGAGAGCTAGAAAATGCTGGTGCTGATGCAACGAAGGTAGGCATCGGGCCTGGTAAAGTGTGTATCACAAAAATTAAAACAGGCTTTGGAACTGGTGGCTGGCAATTGGCTGCACTTCGCTGGTGTGCAAAAGCTGCAAGTAAGCCAATTATTGCTGATGGCGGTATTCGTACTCATGGTGATGTAGCGAAATCAATTAAATTTGGTGCAACTATGGTTATGATCGGTTCATTATTTGCTGGTCATGAAGAATCTCCAGGGGAAACAATTGAAAAAGATGGGAAGCTCTACAAAGAATACTTTGGTTCAGCTTCAGAATTCCAAAAAGGCGAAAAGAAAAACGTAGAAGGAAAAAAAATGTTTGTCGAGCATAAAGGCTCTTTAGAAGACACATTGATTGAAATGGAGCAAGACCTTCAATCTTCTATTTCTTATGCTGGTGGAACGAAATTAGATGCAATCCGTACTGTAGATTATGTTGTCGTGAAAAATTCAATCTTTAATGGTGATAAAGTATATTAA
- a CDS encoding response regulator, with translation MNYKGEIKVLLVEDDPMVQEVNKEFIRSVKGFQVVAVANNGEEGINLVKKINPDLVILDIFMPKKDGIKVLQEFRKQELETDVIVVSAAKDRETIKLMLQNGAMDYIIKPFKLYRIQQALEKYRQYRMSLEESGAISQEQLDLLLYSGRSKKTVSNLPKGLNEFTLNEIEAYVKKQDEPRSAEEVAGAIGIARVTARRYLDYLEKKGLIRLAVQYGGVGRPINRYMYREVKN, from the coding sequence ATGAACTATAAAGGGGAAATCAAAGTATTATTGGTTGAGGATGATCCGATGGTTCAGGAAGTAAATAAAGAATTTATTAGAAGCGTAAAGGGATTTCAAGTGGTGGCTGTTGCTAACAATGGGGAGGAGGGGATTAACCTTGTCAAAAAAATAAATCCAGATCTCGTTATTTTAGATATTTTTATGCCGAAAAAGGATGGTATTAAGGTATTACAGGAATTTAGAAAACAAGAGTTAGAAACAGATGTAATTGTCGTTTCTGCTGCAAAAGATAGAGAAACAATTAAACTCATGCTTCAAAATGGAGCAATGGATTATATTATTAAGCCTTTTAAGCTATACCGAATTCAGCAGGCTTTAGAAAAATATCGGCAATATAGAATGAGTTTAGAGGAATCTGGGGCAATTTCACAGGAGCAACTTGATTTATTATTATATTCTGGACGCTCTAAGAAAACGGTAAGTAATTTGCCAAAGGGATTAAATGAATTTACATTGAATGAAATTGAAGCTTATGTAAAAAAACAAGATGAACCTCGTTCGGCAGAAGAGGTAGCCGGTGCAATTGGGATAGCTAGAGTTACAGCTCGGCGCTACTTAGATTATTTAGAGAAAAAGGGTTTAATTCGTTTGGCAGTACAATATGGAGGAGTCGGTAGACCAATCAATCGTTATATGTATCGTGAAGTGAAAAATTGA
- a CDS encoding radical SAM/SPASM domain-containing protein: MKKFKKFYLEITSVCNLACSFCPPTERQKQFLSVEDFSKRLDQIKPHTDYIYLHVKGEPLLHPKIDKLLDLSHEKGFKVNITTNGTLINKKRHKLLNKPALRQMNFSLHSFDGHPGSEDKEGYVRSILSFIKEATSQSELIVSLRLWNLTQDNKTNLEIQRNRQLLEIIEKEFDLPYKIDEKITPGSGVKIADRIFINQDYEFQWPALHEEEDDGKGFCHGLRNQAGILANGTVIPCCLDGEGIINLGNINEASFSEIIERDRAKNIVDGFSRRVAVEELCRKCGYRKRFGK; this comes from the coding sequence TTGAAAAAGTTTAAGAAGTTTTATTTAGAGATTACTAGTGTATGTAATCTTGCATGTAGCTTTTGTCCACCAACAGAACGACAGAAGCAATTTCTTTCTGTGGAGGATTTTTCTAAGAGATTAGACCAAATTAAACCTCACACAGACTACATTTATTTACATGTAAAAGGTGAGCCGCTGCTCCATCCTAAAATAGATAAATTGTTAGACTTAAGTCATGAAAAAGGGTTTAAAGTTAATATTACAACCAATGGAACGTTAATTAATAAAAAGAGGCATAAATTATTAAATAAGCCTGCACTAAGACAGATGAATTTTTCACTTCATAGTTTTGATGGTCATCCAGGATCTGAAGATAAAGAAGGATATGTAAGAAGCATCCTTTCCTTTATTAAAGAAGCAACGAGTCAATCAGAATTAATTGTTTCGCTGAGACTATGGAATCTGACACAAGACAATAAGACGAATCTTGAAATACAACGAAACAGACAGTTATTAGAAATTATAGAGAAAGAATTTGATTTACCATACAAAATTGATGAGAAGATCACACCAGGAAGTGGCGTGAAGATTGCGGATCGCATTTTTATTAATCAAGATTACGAATTTCAGTGGCCGGCCTTGCATGAAGAAGAGGATGATGGAAAGGGTTTCTGTCATGGTCTTCGAAATCAAGCTGGTATTTTAGCAAACGGAACAGTTATTCCTTGTTGTTTAGATGGTGAGGGAATCATTAACCTTGGAAATATTAATGAGGCCTCATTCTCTGAGATTATCGAAAGGGATAGAGCAAAAAATATTGTAGATGGATTTTCACGTAGAGTGGCTGTAGAGGAACTATGTAGAAAATGTGGATATCGTAAGAGGTTTGGAAAATAG
- the rlmH gene encoding 23S rRNA (pseudouridine(1915)-N(3))-methyltransferase RlmH: MNISIISIGKLKEKYLKQGIAEYLKRLSAYAKVEVIELPDEKAPENLSEAEMLIVKEKEGIRILDKISEDTHVIALAIEGKQKSSEEFAANLDRLATYGKSKIAFVIGGSLGLSSEVMKRSNESLSFSKMTLPHQLMRLVLLEQVYRAFRINRGEPYHK, translated from the coding sequence GTGAATATCTCTATTATTTCAATTGGGAAATTAAAAGAAAAATATTTGAAACAAGGTATTGCAGAATATTTAAAACGATTATCTGCGTATGCAAAAGTAGAAGTTATTGAATTACCGGATGAAAAAGCACCGGAAAATTTAAGTGAAGCAGAAATGTTAATTGTAAAAGAAAAAGAAGGTATACGTATACTAGATAAAATTTCAGAGGATACGCATGTTATTGCATTGGCGATTGAAGGAAAACAAAAGTCATCAGAAGAATTTGCAGCGAATCTTGATCGCCTTGCCACATATGGAAAAAGTAAAATAGCATTTGTCATTGGGGGATCGCTAGGGCTTAGTTCAGAAGTGATGAAGCGCTCCAATGAATCACTTTCGTTCTCGAAAATGACACTCCCACATCAGCTAATGAGATTGGTACTTTTAGAACAAGTGTATCGGGCGTTTCGGATTAATCGTGGTGAACCGTATCATAAATAA
- a CDS encoding S1C family serine protease yields MSFIDEEEFRMKRTGKKKHKGIVISSIAGTIVGASLFAFGAPLFSESETGSLQQAEASEENTVVKQSQTANHSGFVDAVDRASEAVVGVINIQRDNFSEADSEAGTGSGVIYKRTNGHAYIVTNHHVVAGANRIEVSLSDGKKVPGKVLGSDVVTDLAVLEIDAKHVKKVIEIGDSNTVRRGEAVIAIGNPLGLQFSGTVTQGIISANERIVPVDLDQDGHYDWQVEVLQTDAAINPGNSGGALVNVSGQLIGINSMKIAAKEVEGIGLAIPVTRAVPVMNELEKHGKVSRPYVGIELRSLNEIPNYYWSETLHLPSSVTDGVCILDVKNPSPGASAGLREHDVIVAVDGKPIHDIIGFRTSLYSKKIDDKMTLTFYRGTKRATTTVKLGSQNY; encoded by the coding sequence ATGTCCTTTATTGATGAAGAAGAATTTCGTATGAAACGAACTGGTAAAAAGAAGCATAAAGGTATTGTTATTTCTAGTATAGCAGGAACAATCGTTGGGGCTTCATTGTTTGCATTTGGAGCCCCTTTATTTTCTGAATCTGAAACCGGATCTTTGCAGCAAGCGGAGGCAAGTGAAGAAAATACGGTAGTAAAGCAATCGCAAACAGCGAATCATTCTGGTTTTGTGGATGCTGTTGACCGGGCATCGGAGGCGGTTGTGGGTGTAATAAACATTCAACGCGATAACTTTTCAGAGGCGGATTCAGAAGCTGGGACAGGATCAGGTGTCATTTATAAGAGAACAAATGGTCATGCTTATATCGTAACGAACCATCATGTTGTCGCGGGAGCGAATCGTATTGAGGTGAGCTTAAGCGACGGTAAAAAAGTGCCTGGTAAAGTACTAGGTAGTGATGTAGTTACAGATTTAGCGGTCTTAGAAATAGATGCGAAACACGTAAAGAAAGTCATTGAGATAGGGGATTCTAATACGGTTCGTCGTGGTGAAGCGGTAATTGCAATTGGAAACCCGCTTGGATTACAATTCTCAGGCACCGTTACACAAGGGATTATTTCTGCAAATGAGAGAATTGTTCCTGTAGACTTAGATCAGGATGGGCATTATGACTGGCAAGTAGAAGTATTGCAAACAGATGCGGCTATTAACCCAGGGAATAGTGGTGGTGCACTTGTAAATGTGTCAGGACAACTTATTGGAATCAATTCAATGAAAATTGCAGCGAAAGAAGTAGAAGGGATTGGACTTGCTATCCCAGTTACAAGAGCGGTTCCTGTTATGAATGAGCTTGAAAAACATGGGAAAGTAAGCCGACCTTATGTTGGGATTGAGCTGAGATCTTTAAATGAAATTCCGAATTATTACTGGTCTGAAACGTTACATTTACCAAGTAGTGTAACGGATGGCGTCTGCATTTTGGATGTGAAAAACCCATCGCCTGGCGCAAGTGCAGGACTTCGGGAACATGATGTAATTGTGGCCGTTGACGGAAAGCCAATACATGATATTATCGGATTCCGAACGTCATTATATAGTAAAAAAATTGATGATAAAATGACCCTGACGTTTTATCGTGGTACAAAACGAGCAACAACAACGGTGAAATTAGGCAGTCAAAACTATTAA
- a CDS encoding MBL fold metallo-hydrolase: MSLHFSVLASGSTGNALYVGTDKQKLLIDAGLSGKATEALFRQAELDIQDISGILVTHEHSDHIKGLGVLARKYQLPVYANEKTWNAMKHLIGNIPVDQKFIFSIGDVKTFGDIEVESFGVSHDAAEPMFYAFHHNERKLALITDTGYVSDRMKGIIKGANAFVFESNHDVEMLRMGRYPWSIKRRILSDVGHVSNEDAALAMTDVITDETKHIYLAHLSLDNNMKELARMSVAQVLEEKGFAVGEAFEIHDTDPKAPTKIQYV, translated from the coding sequence ATGAGTTTGCATTTTAGTGTACTTGCAAGCGGCAGTACAGGAAATGCGCTATATGTAGGGACTGATAAACAGAAATTGCTCATTGATGCAGGCCTGAGTGGAAAAGCGACAGAAGCTTTATTTAGGCAAGCTGAACTAGATATTCAAGATATATCAGGTATCCTTGTAACACATGAGCATAGTGATCATATTAAAGGTCTCGGTGTTTTAGCACGTAAATATCAGTTACCTGTATATGCGAATGAGAAAACGTGGAATGCTATGAAACATTTAATAGGTAATATTCCAGTTGACCAAAAGTTCATTTTTTCAATTGGTGATGTGAAAACATTTGGGGATATTGAAGTGGAATCATTTGGTGTTTCTCATGATGCAGCAGAGCCAATGTTTTACGCATTTCATCATAATGAGAGGAAGTTGGCTCTTATTACAGATACGGGTTATGTAAGTGATCGTATGAAAGGTATCATTAAAGGAGCAAATGCTTTCGTGTTTGAAAGTAATCATGATGTGGAAATGCTTCGTATGGGACGATATCCATGGAGTATAAAGCGACGTATCTTAAGCGATGTAGGTCACGTTTCTAATGAAGATGCCGCACTTGCAATGACTGATGTTATTACAGATGAGACAAAGCATATTTATTTAGCGCATTTGAGTTTAGATAATAATATGAAGGAACTAGCACGTATGTCTGTTGCACAGGTGTTAGAAGAGAAAGGTTTTGCAGTTGGAGAAGCATTTGAGATACATGATACGGATCCAAAGGCACCAACAAAAATTCAATACGTATAA
- a CDS encoding DctP family TRAP transporter solute-binding subunit, whose amino-acid sequence MKKIAIFILLFIVLITSALFIGFHKPFSQGKLTYDDDQEGLNKQIVFKFSHVVAENTPKGLAASKFAEIVNEKSNGNIKIEIFPNGSLYSDIEEIRALKAGQVHFIAPSTSKLGMLSHEWGVLDLPFAFPNYEAIQEGLNGKIGEQLLQSLQKDKIKGLAHWSNGFKQITSNKGPIYTPKDIEGQSFRIMQSDVIQSQFDLLKVDSHQDSFNSTYKLIETGKVDGEENTISNIYSKKFYNVQNYLTISNHGYLGYVVMMDQKTWNQQTEKTKQILLEAMKETTEWNNHQAIQMNEKQLELIKQNSSIQIHKLTDVERKEWEKALSPIYEDLSPTIGEQLVNDLKELKKKYQFLEDHK is encoded by the coding sequence ATGAAAAAAATTGCTATTTTTATACTCCTTTTTATTGTTTTAATTACTAGCGCGCTATTTATAGGGTTTCACAAACCTTTTTCCCAAGGGAAACTTACTTATGACGATGATCAAGAAGGACTAAATAAACAAATTGTTTTCAAATTTAGTCATGTTGTAGCAGAAAATACACCTAAAGGACTTGCAGCTAGTAAATTTGCCGAGATTGTTAACGAGAAATCAAATGGGAATATAAAAATAGAAATTTTCCCAAACGGGAGTCTCTATTCTGATATAGAAGAAATCCGTGCTTTAAAAGCTGGACAAGTTCATTTTATTGCACCTTCTACCTCAAAACTTGGAATGCTATCTCACGAATGGGGTGTACTAGATCTACCATTTGCTTTTCCAAACTATGAAGCCATTCAAGAAGGCTTAAACGGAAAAATTGGAGAACAATTACTTCAATCCTTACAAAAAGATAAAATTAAAGGCCTTGCCCATTGGTCGAATGGCTTTAAACAAATTACTTCAAATAAAGGACCTATTTATACACCTAAAGATATAGAAGGACAATCTTTTCGCATTATGCAAAGTGATGTAATTCAATCTCAATTTGATTTATTAAAAGTTGATTCACATCAGGATTCATTTAACTCTACATATAAATTAATCGAAACGGGTAAAGTTGATGGTGAAGAAAATACAATTTCAAATATATACTCTAAAAAATTTTATAACGTTCAAAACTATTTGACAATTAGCAATCATGGTTATTTAGGTTACGTTGTCATGATGGATCAAAAAACATGGAATCAACAAACAGAAAAAACGAAGCAAATACTACTTGAAGCAATGAAAGAAACAACCGAATGGAATAACCATCAAGCCATCCAAATGAATGAAAAGCAGCTTGAACTTATTAAGCAAAATTCATCCATTCAAATTCATAAACTAACCGATGTAGAAAGGAAAGAATGGGAAAAAGCACTATCTCCTATATATGAAGACCTTTCTCCTACGATTGGGGAACAATTGGTAAATGATTTAAAAGAATTAAAAAAGAAATATCAATTTCTTGAAGATCATAAATAA